One window of Peteryoungia desertarenae genomic DNA carries:
- a CDS encoding LysR family transcriptional regulator VtlR: MPLDWDKLRIFHAAAEAGSFTHAADKLHLSQSAISRQVSALEQDIGVKLFHRHARGLILTEQGELLYRTAHDVLLKLQTVKMQLTETTEKPSGKLRVTTTVGLGQGWLTDKVQEFLQLYPEMSIQLLLDNEELDVNMRHADCAIRLRQPQQSDLIQRKLFTVHMHVYAAPSYINRYGEPQTLEDLDNHKIISFGEPAPGYLLDVNWLEIAGRSPDNPRQPHLQINSLTSIKRACLLGIGIAMLPDYIVGRDPGLLQLVTNADVPSFDTYFCYPDEIKNAAKLKAFRDFIVAKARNWNF, from the coding sequence ATGCCGCTGGACTGGGACAAGTTGCGCATTTTCCACGCAGCGGCAGAGGCGGGCTCATTCACCCATGCCGCTGACAAGCTGCATTTGTCCCAGTCGGCGATCAGCCGCCAGGTGTCGGCACTTGAGCAAGACATCGGGGTAAAGCTTTTCCACCGCCACGCCCGCGGCCTCATTCTCACAGAACAGGGCGAACTGCTTTATCGAACGGCTCATGACGTTCTCTTGAAGCTGCAAACCGTCAAGATGCAGCTGACCGAAACCACGGAAAAGCCGAGCGGCAAGCTGCGCGTCACGACGACCGTTGGCCTCGGTCAGGGCTGGTTGACAGACAAGGTGCAGGAGTTTCTGCAGCTCTATCCGGAAATGTCGATCCAGCTCCTCCTCGACAACGAGGAACTGGACGTCAACATGCGCCATGCGGACTGTGCCATCCGGCTTCGTCAACCACAGCAGTCGGACCTTATCCAGCGCAAGCTCTTTACCGTGCATATGCATGTCTATGCGGCCCCCTCCTACATCAACCGCTATGGGGAGCCGCAAACGCTCGAGGATCTCGACAATCACAAGATCATATCATTCGGCGAGCCTGCACCTGGCTACCTCTTGGATGTGAACTGGCTGGAAATTGCAGGAAGATCGCCAGACAACCCACGCCAGCCGCATCTCCAGATCAACAGCCTCACCTCGATCAAGCGCGCCTGCTTGTTGGGTATCGGGATCGCGATGCTGCCGGACTATATTGTTGGTCGCGACCCCGGACTTCTGCAGCTCGTTACCAATGCCGACGTGCCATCATTCGACACCTATTTTTGTTATCCGGACGAAATCAAGAACGCCGCGAAGCTCAAGGCATTCAGAGACTTCATTGTTGCAAAAGCACGCAATTGGAACTTCTGA
- a CDS encoding ArsR/SmtB family transcription factor, protein MNLEDVMKALAHPARLEMLIWLKDPKEHFGVDPKNATEGISAGQFERCGLSQSTVSAHLSTLQRAGLLISKRDGQKILYRRNEELISEFRNALNNQL, encoded by the coding sequence ATGAATCTTGAAGACGTAATGAAAGCCCTCGCCCATCCTGCCAGACTGGAAATGCTGATCTGGCTGAAAGACCCCAAGGAGCACTTCGGGGTGGATCCCAAGAACGCGACCGAGGGTATCAGTGCAGGCCAGTTCGAACGCTGCGGTCTTTCGCAGTCGACTGTTTCCGCCCATCTTTCGACTCTGCAGCGCGCCGGCTTGCTGATCTCCAAGCGAGATGGTCAGAAGATTCTGTATCGTCGAAACGAAGAGCTCATTTCCGAGTTCCGCAACGCCTTGAACAATCAGCTCTAG
- a CDS encoding alkene reductase translates to MSKLFEPIKIGSISISSRIAMAPLTRNRSPGAIPNMLNVEYYRQRASAGLIITEATAISHQGQGYAHVPGLYSTDAIKGWKEVTDAVHKAGGKIVTQLWHVGRISHTSLQPDGGKPVAPSPIAAKSKTYIINPDGTGTFIDTSEPRALELSEIPSLIEDYWKAARAAMDAGFDGVEIHAANGYLLEQFLRPNSNQRTDSYGGSIENRIRLTLEVVEAVVQEIGGERTGIRLSPVTPANDVEVVDPQPLYTALIERLAAFDLAYIHVIEGATGGPRDNAPFDWESWKAAYRAKGGKAAWMVNNGYDRDMAIDAVESGRADIVAFGKPFISNPDLVRRLRDNAELNPLEQATLYGGGAEGYTTYSALD, encoded by the coding sequence ATGTCCAAGCTTTTTGAACCGATCAAGATCGGCTCCATTTCCATTTCCAGCCGTATTGCCATGGCCCCGCTGACGCGCAATCGCTCGCCGGGCGCCATTCCGAACATGCTGAATGTCGAATACTACCGCCAGCGCGCATCCGCAGGCCTCATCATCACCGAGGCGACTGCGATCAGCCATCAGGGTCAGGGCTACGCCCATGTGCCGGGCCTTTATTCCACGGATGCTATCAAGGGATGGAAAGAGGTCACCGACGCGGTTCACAAGGCAGGAGGCAAGATTGTCACCCAGCTCTGGCATGTTGGTCGCATTTCACACACATCGCTTCAGCCAGACGGCGGCAAACCGGTTGCACCGTCACCGATTGCAGCAAAATCGAAAACCTACATCATCAACCCCGATGGAACCGGCACATTCATCGATACATCGGAACCGCGCGCACTCGAGCTTTCCGAAATTCCGAGCCTGATCGAAGACTATTGGAAAGCCGCACGCGCCGCGATGGATGCCGGTTTCGATGGTGTCGAGATCCATGCGGCCAACGGCTATCTGCTCGAACAATTCCTGCGCCCAAACAGCAATCAGCGAACCGATTCCTATGGTGGCTCTATCGAAAATCGCATCAGGCTGACGCTTGAGGTGGTTGAGGCAGTGGTTCAAGAGATTGGCGGCGAACGCACGGGCATCCGGCTTTCACCCGTCACGCCTGCCAATGATGTCGAGGTTGTCGACCCGCAGCCGCTCTATACGGCGCTGATCGAGAGACTGGCTGCCTTCGATCTTGCATACATCCATGTCATTGAAGGAGCGACCGGCGGTCCACGCGACAACGCCCCCTTCGACTGGGAGAGCTGGAAAGCAGCCTACCGGGCCAAGGGCGGCAAAGCGGCCTGGATGGTGAACAACGGCTACGATAGAGACATGGCAATTGATGCCGTCGAAAGCGGTCGCGCCGACATCGTCGCCTTCGGGAAACCGTTCATCTCCAACCCGGATCTGGTCCGCCGCTTAAGAGACAACGCGGAATTAAATCCGCTCGAGCAGGCAACGCTCTATGGCGGTGGCGCGGAAGGATATACCACATATTCTGCCCTCGACTGA
- a CDS encoding DUF2188 domain-containing protein yields MVKFVYEIVPHDGGWAYRAGGVYSESFATHDEALEAVRIVMAEQQLGDEPVTISYQDENGKWVEEYSDGGDRPEVEVVDNYAANPAPSA; encoded by the coding sequence ATGGTGAAGTTTGTCTATGAAATCGTGCCTCATGACGGAGGATGGGCATACCGGGCCGGAGGGGTTTACTCCGAAAGCTTTGCTACCCATGACGAAGCTTTGGAGGCGGTCAGGATCGTTATGGCGGAGCAACAGCTTGGTGATGAGCCCGTTACGATCAGCTATCAGGATGAGAATGGGAAATGGGTGGAGGAATATAGCGACGGCGGTGACCGCCCCGAAGTCGAAGTCGTCGACAACTACGCGGCAAATCCCGCTCCGAGCGCCTGA
- a CDS encoding PQQ-dependent sugar dehydrogenase: MKRLSLILAGTMLSASLTAIPAHAQNARGPVQTAPPNAENQDPAFEGQTRAPQPPERIEIKTEVVADGLPHLWAMEFLPDGRMLVNAKQGAMHIISKDGEAGPAIEGVPDVYAEGQGGLLDVALAPDYAESGRIFFSFAEQREDGNGTSVASARLVTNDEGGGRLEDVEVIFRQTPSYDGNKHFGSRLAFSPEGALYVTVGERSDREPRVQAQDLDSGLGKIFRITQQGEPFEGNPFIDQENAQPEIWSLGHRNLQSATIGGDGNLWTVEHGPKGGDELNKPEAGKNYGWPEVTYGVEYSGNPVGEGITQMADTEQPIYYWDPVIAPSGMAYYDADAIPEWKGAFLVGGLVSEGVNILHMENERVKYEQFVSLEKRVRDVRVGPDGAVYAVTEQRGGGESTIVRLSKD, from the coding sequence ATGAAACGCCTATCCCTCATCCTGGCCGGCACCATGCTTTCCGCCAGCCTCACCGCAATACCAGCCCATGCCCAGAATGCGCGCGGCCCGGTACAGACCGCTCCACCCAATGCAGAGAACCAAGACCCGGCGTTCGAGGGGCAGACCCGCGCGCCGCAGCCACCGGAAAGAATCGAGATCAAGACAGAAGTCGTCGCAGACGGCCTGCCGCATCTCTGGGCCATGGAGTTTCTGCCAGACGGTCGCATGCTGGTGAATGCAAAGCAGGGCGCCATGCATATCATCTCCAAGGACGGCGAGGCCGGCCCTGCGATTGAGGGCGTGCCGGACGTCTATGCCGAGGGCCAGGGTGGTCTGCTCGATGTCGCTCTTGCGCCTGATTACGCCGAGTCAGGCCGCATCTTCTTTTCCTTCGCCGAACAGCGTGAAGACGGAAACGGAACCTCCGTTGCCTCTGCACGGCTCGTCACCAATGATGAAGGTGGTGGTCGTCTTGAAGATGTTGAGGTGATCTTCCGCCAGACACCGAGCTATGACGGCAACAAGCATTTCGGCTCCCGTCTGGCCTTCAGCCCCGAAGGCGCACTGTATGTCACCGTGGGCGAGCGATCCGACCGCGAACCGCGCGTCCAGGCCCAGGACCTTGATAGCGGCCTTGGCAAGATCTTTCGCATTACCCAACAGGGCGAGCCTTTCGAGGGCAACCCGTTCATCGACCAGGAAAACGCCCAGCCGGAAATTTGGTCGCTCGGCCACCGCAACCTGCAATCAGCAACCATCGGCGGCGATGGCAACCTCTGGACCGTGGAACACGGACCCAAGGGTGGTGATGAACTGAACAAGCCGGAAGCGGGCAAGAACTATGGTTGGCCCGAAGTGACCTATGGCGTCGAATACAGCGGCAATCCCGTTGGCGAGGGCATCACCCAGATGGCCGATACCGAACAGCCGATCTATTACTGGGACCCCGTGATCGCTCCGTCCGGCATGGCCTATTATGATGCCGACGCCATTCCTGAATGGAAGGGCGCATTCCTGGTTGGAGGTCTCGTCAGCGAGGGTGTCAATATCCTCCACATGGAAAACGAGCGGGTGAAGTACGAACAATTCGTGTCGCTTGAAAAACGCGTGCGGGATGTTCGGGTCGGTCCGGATGGCGCCGTCTATGCGGTCACCGAGCAGCGCGGCGGCGGAGAATCCACCATCGTCAGACTGAGCAAGGACTAA